The DNA window GCGCCGATCCTGAACGTCACCGTGCCGCAGATCATCACCCACTACGAGGAGGAGATCCGGAAACTGCCCGAGGCGCCGATCATCATCGGTCACTCGGCGGGCGGGGCGTTCACCCAGATCCTGCTCGACCACGGGTACGGGGCGGCCGGCGTCGCGATGAACTCGGCGCCCACCGAAGGCGTCCGGGTGGTGCCGCTCTCCCAGGTGAAGTCGACCTTCCCGGTGCTGAAGAGCCCGGCGAACCGGCACAAGGCGGTGCCGCTCAGCTTCGAGGAATGGAAGTACGCGTTCACCAACACGTTCACCGAGGAGGAGTCCCGCTACCTCTACGAGCGGTACGCCATCCCGGCCAACGGCGGCATCCTCTGGGGCAGCGTGCTCGCCAACTTCCAGCCCGGCCACCAGGACACCTGGGTCGACTACCACAACGACGACCGGGCGCCGCTGCTCTTCGTCTCCGGCTCCGAGGACCACATCATGCCGCCGGCGATCCAGGAGTCGAACGCCAGGCACTACAAGTCGAACACCGTCACCGAACGCCGGGAGTACGCCGGGTACGCCCACCTGCTTCCCGCGCAGAAGGGCTGGGAGCAGATCGCGGACGAGGTGCTCGACTGGGCGCTGCGGCACGCCCGATGAACCTGTCGATCACCCACGTCGGCGGACCCACCACACTGATCGAAATCGACGGTGTGCGCCTGCTCACCGACCCCACCTTCGACGAGCCGGGCCGCCGGTACGCGTTCGGCCTCGGCACGTCCTCGGTGAAGGTCAGCGGGCCGGCGCTGCAGCCCGACCAGCTGGGCCGGATCGACGCGGTGCTGCTCACCCACGACCACCACGCGGACAACCTGGACGACGCCGGACGGGCCCTGCTGCCGTCGGCGCCGGTCGTGGTGACCACGGCAGGCGGCGCCCGGCGGCTCGATCCGTTCTGCACGTCCGTCGGCCTCGACCCGTGGGCCACCACCACCGTCGGCGCTCTGGAGATCACCGCCACCCCGGCCCGGCACGGCCCGCCGCTGAGCCGCGGCATCGTGGGCGACGCCATCGGGTTCGCCCTGCGCCCGGCCGGCGCGCCGTCGGTGGTCTGGATCACCGGGGACACGGTGCTCTTCGGCGGGGTGCGCGAGGTGGCGTCCCGATTCACCGTCGACACCGCGATCGTCCATCTGGGTGAGGTGCGGTTCGGGCTGACCGGCCCGATCAAGTACACGATGAACGGCCGGGACGCGGCCCGGCTGATCGCCGCCGTGAAGCCGCGACGGGTAGTGCCGGTGCACTACGAGGGGTGGTCGCACTTCCATGAGGGGCGGGCCGGCGTCGAGGCGGCCTTCCCCCCGGCGACGCTGACGTGGCTCACGCCGGGGGTGCCGCAGGCGGTCTGATCAGGGTTCCCAGACGGCGTTGTCGTGGGCGAAGACGATGCGCCGCGGATCCAGGTCGAGCAGCCCGGCCAGCCAGGGCGGCTGCTCGCCCACCCCGGCGTGCGCGCCCAGCACGTCACTCGTGAACGCGGTCGCGTGGTCGTGGCTCTGCCCGGCGACGATCACGGTGCCGTCTCCCGTGGTGAGCACCACCGACTGGTGGCCGGCCGTGTGGCCCGGCGTCGGCACGACGAGGACGCCGGGGAGGATCTCCGCTTCGCCGTCCAGCTCCTCGTAACGGCCGCCGTCCAGCAACTCCGGCAGAGTGTGATGGGTCACGGTCCGGGCGGTCCGCAGCTCGGTGCGCTGGGTGAAGACCGGAGTGCCGGCCAGTTCCGGATTGCCACCGCAGTGGTCGAAGTGAAGGTGGCAGTTCACCACGTACCGGATCTGGCTCTTGATCGTGCCGGCGGCCGCCAGCGCCGCGTTCAGAGCGATCCGGCGGGGCTGGTAGTGGGCGTCGACCTCGGGGTGGCTGCCCATGCCGGTGTCGATCAGCAGCTGGCCGTCGGGATGATCGACCAGATAGCCCAGCGTGGGCTCGACGCGCGGGGACCCGGTGCCGGTCTCGGTCGCCGGCCGGACGAACCAGCCGTAGTCGATCCGGCGAACAGTGATGTCGGTCATGCCGCGATTTTTCCCGCTGCGGCGCTCGGGAGTCGCATCTGTCTCCGGCAAGCAGAACGGCCCGCATCGAAGTGATGCGGGCCGTTCTCAGATGTAGTCCCGAAGGGATTCGAACCCTCGCTACCGCCTTGAGAGGGCGGCGTCCTAGGCCGCTAGACGACGGGACCCTTGCCGCTCGGTGCGAACTCCCCCGTGCGGCGGGCTGAACTCTATCAGCCCACCAGCCTGCACCCGAAATCGGCCGCCGCCGCTCTCCCCGCCGGCCCGCCGACCCGTCATGCGCAGGCCCGCCAACCGGCGGCGACGCGACGGCGGCACGGCAGCGCAGCACGACGACGACACGGCGGCACGGCAGCGCAGCACGACGACGACACGGCGGCACGGCAGCGCAGCACGACGACGACACGGTGCCACCCGATGACCTGCCGAAACGACGAACGGCCCGCATCATGTGATGCGGGCCGTTCGCAGATGTAGTCCCGAAGGGATTCGAACCCTCGCTACCGCCTTGAGAGGGCGGCGTCCTAGGCCGCTAGACGACGGGACCCCTTGCTGCACTTCGTGAGAAGCTCCAGCACCCCCCTCCCTCGCGGGAGGAGAAGCGCTGGGGTACCAGGACTCGAACCTAGACTAACTGAACCAGAATCAGTCGGGCTGCCAATTACCCCATACCCCATTTGGCCCGGCTTGCCGAGCCGTTGAGAACTTTACCTGAGCCCACCCGGCCCGCCAAATCGGGTTACCGAAACAGGTCTGAGTGACGTCGTGCCCACTCTTCGTAAGTCATCGCCGGGCGGCCCAGCAGATCAGCAACGGTCGATACCGCTGCCTGCGGATGAGCGGCCAGCTGGGTGAGGCCGTCGAGGTACCAGTCCCCGTACTCGCCCATCACCGAACGGAACAGCGACCGCGCCTCCTCGTCGGCCACCTCGACGTACTCCAGGTCGCGACCGAGGGCTCGCCCGATCGCCGCCACCTTCTGCCGCCGGCTGAGCGCCTCCGGGCCGGTCAGCTCGTACGAGCGGCCCGCGTGATCGTCCGCGGACAGCAGCACCCGGGCTGCCACGGCCGCGATGTCCTCCTGGGCGACCGGCGCGTTGACGACGTCCGCGCCGGCGTCCCGCACCACGTCACCGGCCCGGATCTGCGGCGCCCAGAGGTCCGCGTTCGCCATGAACTCGCCGGGCTCGAGATGCGTGAACGCCACCCCGCACGCCTCGACCGCGTCCTCGACGACCTGCCAGTGTTCGCCTTTCGCGCCCGCCATGTCGACGATGTGCCGTACCCCGGCCTCGGCAGCGAGCCGGCACACCTCGAAAGCGGAGGCGGGGTGTGGCGCGAGATACATCCGGTCGACGCCCGCCAGGGCGGAGGCCAGGGTGGCGGGCCGCCCCACGAAGCCGCGCACCACCTCGACGCCCGGTGGCAGCGCGGCTTTCGCGGGATCGACGGTGAGGGCGCGGACGCTCGTGGCGCCGAGGGCGAGAAGCTCGTCGACGACCATCCGGCCGACGTTGCCGGTGGCGCCGGTGACCAGGATCCTCATCTCCGTAGGCTATACGGAATTAGCCGCCCGGCAAGACCCCGCGAGCGAACCGCTGGCGGGTGGCGGCCATTGCCGCCGGCCGGCACCCGGACCTCAGTCCAGCGCCACCACCGGGTTACGCAGCTCCCCGATGCCCTGCACGCTCACCGACACGGTGTCGCCGGGCACGATCTGGCTGACCCCCGCCGGCGTGCCGGTGAGGATGATGTCGCCGGGCAGCAGCGTCATGACGTGCGACACGTACGAGATCAGGCTGGGGATGTCGAAGACCATGTCCTTGGTCCGGCCGATCTGCCGCACCTCCATGTTCTCCGGGTCGCGGCCGACCTCGCAGCGCACCTCGATGTCGCTCACGTCCAGGCCGGTGACGATCCACGGGCCGATCGGGCAGAACGAGTCGAACCCCTTGGCCCGGGTCCACT is part of the Actinoplanes missouriensis 431 genome and encodes:
- a CDS encoding alpha/beta hydrolase; translated protein: MRIGPGSQQGVKILKPIVLVHGFWVTPRSWENWIAHYEAKGHPVIAPGYPGFEVEVEALNADPAPILNVTVPQIITHYEEEIRKLPEAPIIIGHSAGGAFTQILLDHGYGAAGVAMNSAPTEGVRVVPLSQVKSTFPVLKSPANRHKAVPLSFEEWKYAFTNTFTEEESRYLYERYAIPANGGILWGSVLANFQPGHQDTWVDYHNDDRAPLLFVSGSEDHIMPPAIQESNARHYKSNTVTERREYAGYAHLLPAQKGWEQIADEVLDWALRHAR
- a CDS encoding MBL fold metallo-hydrolase, with amino-acid sequence MTDITVRRIDYGWFVRPATETGTGSPRVEPTLGYLVDHPDGQLLIDTGMGSHPEVDAHYQPRRIALNAALAAAGTIKSQIRYVVNCHLHFDHCGGNPELAGTPVFTQRTELRTARTVTHHTLPELLDGGRYEELDGEAEILPGVLVVPTPGHTAGHQSVVLTTGDGTVIVAGQSHDHATAFTSDVLGAHAGVGEQPPWLAGLLDLDPRRIVFAHDNAVWEP
- a CDS encoding MBL fold metallo-hydrolase; translated protein: MNLSITHVGGPTTLIEIDGVRLLTDPTFDEPGRRYAFGLGTSSVKVSGPALQPDQLGRIDAVLLTHDHHADNLDDAGRALLPSAPVVVTTAGGARRLDPFCTSVGLDPWATTTVGALEITATPARHGPPLSRGIVGDAIGFALRPAGAPSVVWITGDTVLFGGVREVASRFTVDTAIVHLGEVRFGLTGPIKYTMNGRDAARLIAAVKPRRVVPVHYEGWSHFHEGRAGVEAAFPPATLTWLTPGVPQAV
- a CDS encoding NAD(P)H-binding protein; this translates as MRILVTGATGNVGRMVVDELLALGATSVRALTVDPAKAALPPGVEVVRGFVGRPATLASALAGVDRMYLAPHPASAFEVCRLAAEAGVRHIVDMAGAKGEHWQVVEDAVEACGVAFTHLEPGEFMANADLWAPQIRAGDVVRDAGADVVNAPVAQEDIAAVAARVLLSADDHAGRSYELTGPEALSRRQKVAAIGRALGRDLEYVEVADEEARSLFRSVMGEYGDWYLDGLTQLAAHPQAAVSTVADLLGRPAMTYEEWARRHSDLFR